The sequence ATAGCTCAAAGTCATTCAGGTGCTCAGCAAAGTAGGCTTCACCCCAGCGCCAGTCAATCCCAAGATCCTTAGTTAGAAAGCTGGCCACGACCATACGGAGTCGATTATGCATATAGCCGCTTTGATTGAGTTGATGCATTGCTGCATCCACTAAGGGATAGCCTGTTTTGCCCTCGCACCAAGCCGTAAAGAGTTTCTTAGCAAGCACACCACTTTCCCAAGTAATTTTGTCGTAGTCCGGTTTAAAAGCTTCTCCCTTTGCGAGGCGGGGGTGATTAGCCAGAATCATGAAATAAAAATCACGCCAGATAAGCTCACTTAACCAAATGGTTGCCCCCATACTTCCTGCCAACATACGACGATGGGCTTCTCTAACCAAGCCACGAATGGACAGCATGCCAAAACGCAGGTGAGTCGATAAATAACTAACGCCTTTAATGGCGGGAAAATCTCTACCGATTTGATATTGATCAATGCGGTGTAAAAAATCTTCTAGAAAATGTTGACCACCTGCTGCGCCCGGAGGCAAATAGGTTTCAATGCCAGTTTTGATGAATCCCATCGACTTTAATGACGGAATGTCTTGATTTAGATTTGCTGGGATCGCTGCATATTGACCTTTTTTAGCATTGCAGTTGTATGGCTCTAGATCTTTTGCTTGCAGAGTCTTCAGCCAATTATTTTTATAAGGAGTGAAGACTGAGAAAATAGTATTGGAGTTGGTCAGAATTTCCTTTTTCTCGAAAATGACTTGATCCTTGAAGCTTTCAAAGGCAATACCTGATTTTGCGAGAGAGGATTGAATGTGTTCATCACGCGCAATGGCCGTTGGCTCGTAATCATGATTAGTAAAAACGGTTTCAACACCAAGCTCTTTGGCGATTTGTGGAATGCATTCCGTTGGCTTGCCAAATTGAACAATGAGTCCACCACCTTGTTTTCGGAGCTCTTGATCTAACTGCTCTATACCTTGCCAAATGAAATCTACCCGGCGATCAGGCCTTAATCCTTGTTCATTTAGGCCTTGTTTAAGCAGAGGCGACAAAATAGTGGCATCAAAGATAAAGACCACCCAAACTTGTTGGCTGCTCTTTAGGGCGTGATGGAGGGCCGCATTGTCATATAGGCGGAGGTCTCGACGGAGCCAAACGAGTGCTTTTTGCATAGTGAGTATCTTAGGGCTTATTGGCAAAAAGCGCTGAAATAGTACTGATATTCTGTAAAATGACTCTATATGACTTCGGCCAATAAAGCTACCCCAGCTTCAGACCCAGTGTCTCCGATCTTCTATTCTGCAGACCATTTAGCTAATCAGTTTTTAATCGCCATGCCAGGCATGCTAGATCCTAATTTTGCAGGTTCGGTCATCTACCTTTTTGATCATACCGACCGGGGTGCGATGGGCCTAGTGATTAATCGACCCACTGAAGTTGATTTGGCTAGCCTATTTGACAGAATCGAGCTCAAGCTGGAGATAACCCCCTTGCTGGAGCAACCTGTTTATTTTGGTGGTCCAGTCCAGGTGGAGCGCGGCTTTGTTCTGCATGAGACTCTCGCGGAAACAGCTTACCGCTCTTCATTGATTGTACCGGGCGGCCTCACTATGACGACATCTAAAGATGTTTTGGAGGATGTTGCAACCGGAAAGGGGCCTAAGCGATTTTTGATGACCCTCGGTTATGCCGGCTGGAGCTCTGGTCAGCTTGAGGAAGAAATTTCTTTAAATGGCTGGATGAACATCCCGGTATCTCAAGACCAAATCAGTGACATCATTTTTGATACCCCTTCAAGCCAGCGTTACGAGAGAACGATGGGGCGACTGGGCTTTGATCTCTCCCATCTTTCAGGAGAGGCAGGTCATGCCTAGTCCACTTACGGTGATGGGGTTTGACTATGGCACACGCAGAATCGGAATTGCCATCGGAAATACATTGAGCTGTACAGCGCAAGCTTTAGAAGTGATTGCTCGAGATAATGAAGACGCGCGTTTTGCAGATATTGAATCCTTATTGAAGGAGTGGATGCCAAATCTCTTGGTGGTTGGAGTGCCAACCCATTCAGATGGTGCCGAGCATGAGATGACAGCGAAAGCGAAGCGATTCGGTAATCAGCTGTCTGGCCGGTTCAAATTGCCGGTGGAATGGGTGGATGAGCGTTATAGCTCGGTAGTTTTGGAGGGTGATCCCGAGATGCGGGACAATTTGGATGCACATTCTGCGACATTGCTTTTAGAGCAGTATTTCGCAGAGCACTCCCTTACCGGAAATTGAATATGACGAATGCTGAAGACTTATACGCCAAGCTCTTAAAGAATCTGCGAGACCGAAAAGATACTTTTGAGTTAGCTGGCCTAGCAATGGGTGGCGCCTGGATTGCAGAACGTTTAGCACGTGATTTATCTTTGCCACACTATGGCGTAATTAATGTCGCCTTTCATCGTGATGACTATGCGGAGAAGGGTATGACTGCATTGCGAACTGCTAGCACAATGCCCACTAACCTGCCATTTGAAGTTGCCGGCGCCAATATTGTTTTGTTGGACGATGTCTTGTTAACTGGCAGAACAGTCCGCGCTGCCTTGAATGAGTTATTTGATTTTGGTCGACCCGCTAGCGTTGAATTGATGGTCTTGGCAGATCGGGGTAAGCATGAGTTACCGGTGATGGCAGATTTTGTTGGTGAAGAAGTGAGTATTCCGGATCACCAAATTTTGGTACTTGATAAAAATACTTCAGGCCAGTTTAGCTTTCAAATTGAGGAGCGCGCTTCATGAGTGAAGTAAAACAGATCGTGAAT comes from Polynucleobacter paneuropaeus and encodes:
- a CDS encoding cryptochrome/photolyase family protein, with amino-acid sequence MQKALVWLRRDLRLYDNAALHHALKSSQQVWVVFIFDATILSPLLKQGLNEQGLRPDRRVDFIWQGIEQLDQELRKQGGGLIVQFGKPTECIPQIAKELGVETVFTNHDYEPTAIARDEHIQSSLAKSGIAFESFKDQVIFEKKEILTNSNTIFSVFTPYKNNWLKTLQAKDLEPYNCNAKKGQYAAIPANLNQDIPSLKSMGFIKTGIETYLPPGAAGGQHFLEDFLHRIDQYQIGRDFPAIKGVSYLSTHLRFGMLSIRGLVREAHRRMLAGSMGATIWLSELIWRDFYFMILANHPRLAKGEAFKPDYDKITWESGVLAKKLFTAWCEGKTGYPLVDAAMHQLNQSGYMHNRLRMVVASFLTKDLGIDWRWGEAYFAEHLNDFELSSNNGGWQWASSSGCDAQPYFRIFNPITQSEKFDSEGKFIRRYLPQLEKLSNKSIHAPWLAGHIELEAAGLLLGRDYPLPVVDHDEARKKTLVRYSVVKKPA
- a CDS encoding YqgE/AlgH family protein; this translates as MPGMLDPNFAGSVIYLFDHTDRGAMGLVINRPTEVDLASLFDRIELKLEITPLLEQPVYFGGPVQVERGFVLHETLAETAYRSSLIVPGGLTMTTSKDVLEDVATGKGPKRFLMTLGYAGWSSGQLEEEISLNGWMNIPVSQDQISDIIFDTPSSQRYERTMGRLGFDLSHLSGEAGHA
- the ruvX gene encoding Holliday junction resolvase RuvX, producing the protein MPSPLTVMGFDYGTRRIGIAIGNTLSCTAQALEVIARDNEDARFADIESLLKEWMPNLLVVGVPTHSDGAEHEMTAKAKRFGNQLSGRFKLPVEWVDERYSSVVLEGDPEMRDNLDAHSATLLLEQYFAEHSLTGN
- the pyrR gene encoding bifunctional pyr operon transcriptional regulator/uracil phosphoribosyltransferase PyrR translates to MNMTNAEDLYAKLLKNLRDRKDTFELAGLAMGGAWIAERLARDLSLPHYGVINVAFHRDDYAEKGMTALRTASTMPTNLPFEVAGANIVLLDDVLLTGRTVRAALNELFDFGRPASVELMVLADRGKHELPVMADFVGEEVSIPDHQILVLDKNTSGQFSFQIEERAS